The Hydrogenophaga sp. BPS33 genome window below encodes:
- a CDS encoding AAA family ATPase, producing the protein MRIARLVKAHGYRIFRDFSWPATGLHDFSRYNVIYGWNGAGKTSLSTIFRHLQRKQPLSDGQVQVLVDQAVVNGADFGTTPLPALRVFNRDTVDRSVFESGGQQLPPVFFLGEDSVEKQKQIEELTIHLNAALEKAVKHRGDEATASTAYESFCSEEAKGIKNLLTVAGGGPYNNYNAANFKADIANLAQTTPAPTKLSEADRKKYLAARNSAIMDPVDAPSIGFPDVVDLTNKTRAALGRSVVSKVVDRLAANPALATWVDSGLAMHIGDNATDACEFCGGPLKPERVQQLEDHFNDEFKRFQSDLSRLIAEVQKAQAFQKTLEIPPKEALYGNLRTAYEEALKSLNSQASMMWSALDVLLRALHAKRDEPFKSMELMPFISGHRPDDAPASGWETLFHGLYTGMAVVGAALGQTAFVRLSELITEHNRQTSSFETTVANARKALARDELLRALPDWKVKAAAVDTATADQKTATDTAKELKRQIAALEQQVRQHRRPAEELNKELASYLGRDELRFDVEQNGYKIMRGDQPALHLSDGERTSIAFLYFLKSLKATDFDLESGIVVIDDPVSSLDANSLFSAFGYMKARTAAAGQLFVLTHNFTFFRQVRLWFDKLPQQNKKDAALHPARFYMLSTEVKGGMRGARLSELDPLLRGYESEYHYLFKRLQEESKKEDAPTLEAYYALPNMARRLLEAFLAFRVPHQTGDLYKQLDTIDHDNAAKTRILRFLHAFSHLDQVADPEHNPSMLVETPSVLRDLFALIEHTDAAHFKSMNDLVASA; encoded by the coding sequence ATGAGGATTGCACGCCTTGTGAAGGCCCACGGCTATCGCATCTTTCGGGACTTCAGCTGGCCCGCGACGGGCCTTCACGACTTCAGCCGCTACAACGTCATCTACGGATGGAACGGCGCGGGCAAGACTTCCCTGTCCACCATTTTCCGGCACCTCCAGCGCAAGCAGCCGCTCTCCGATGGCCAGGTTCAGGTGCTCGTCGACCAGGCGGTCGTCAACGGTGCTGACTTCGGCACCACGCCACTACCCGCCTTGCGTGTCTTCAACCGGGATACCGTCGACCGCAGCGTCTTCGAGTCGGGCGGCCAGCAACTCCCGCCCGTGTTCTTCCTCGGGGAGGACAGCGTCGAGAAGCAAAAGCAGATCGAAGAGCTCACGATCCACCTGAACGCGGCGCTGGAGAAAGCGGTCAAGCATCGTGGGGACGAGGCCACCGCCAGCACGGCTTACGAGTCGTTCTGCTCCGAAGAAGCCAAGGGCATCAAGAACCTGCTGACAGTCGCCGGCGGTGGCCCGTACAACAACTACAACGCTGCCAACTTCAAGGCGGACATTGCTAACCTCGCTCAGACCACCCCCGCGCCAACCAAACTGTCGGAGGCGGACCGCAAGAAGTACCTCGCCGCGAGGAACAGTGCGATCATGGATCCCGTCGATGCGCCATCGATAGGTTTTCCCGACGTTGTCGACCTGACCAACAAGACACGAGCGGCCCTCGGGCGCTCCGTCGTGTCCAAAGTGGTAGATCGGCTGGCGGCCAACCCTGCACTTGCCACGTGGGTGGACTCGGGCCTCGCCATGCACATCGGGGACAACGCGACCGACGCCTGCGAGTTCTGCGGCGGCCCATTGAAGCCCGAGCGCGTCCAGCAGTTGGAAGACCACTTCAACGACGAGTTCAAGCGGTTCCAGTCGGACCTAAGCCGGTTGATCGCCGAGGTCCAAAAGGCCCAGGCGTTTCAGAAGACGCTGGAGATTCCGCCCAAGGAGGCGCTGTACGGCAACTTGCGCACCGCCTACGAGGAGGCGCTCAAGTCCCTCAACAGCCAGGCGAGCATGATGTGGTCGGCGCTGGATGTCTTGCTGCGAGCCCTGCACGCCAAACGGGATGAGCCGTTCAAGAGCATGGAGCTGATGCCGTTCATCAGCGGCCACAGGCCCGATGACGCGCCGGCCAGCGGGTGGGAAACGCTCTTCCACGGCCTGTACACCGGCATGGCGGTCGTCGGCGCTGCGCTCGGGCAGACCGCGTTCGTGAGGCTCAGCGAGCTGATCACCGAGCACAACCGGCAGACCTCGAGCTTCGAAACCACCGTCGCCAACGCGAGAAAGGCGCTGGCCCGCGATGAGTTGCTCCGCGCCCTGCCCGACTGGAAGGTGAAAGCCGCCGCGGTGGACACCGCGACTGCCGATCAGAAGACAGCGACGGACACCGCCAAGGAACTCAAAAGGCAGATAGCCGCGCTTGAGCAACAGGTGCGCCAGCACCGGCGCCCCGCCGAGGAGCTGAACAAGGAACTGGCCTCGTACCTCGGACGCGACGAGCTGCGGTTCGATGTCGAGCAGAACGGCTACAAGATCATGCGCGGCGACCAGCCCGCCCTGCACTTGAGCGACGGCGAGCGCACGTCCATCGCATTCCTGTACTTCTTGAAGTCACTAAAGGCCACCGACTTCGATCTGGAGAGCGGAATCGTCGTCATCGATGACCCGGTTTCCAGTCTCGACGCGAACTCTCTTTTCAGCGCGTTCGGCTACATGAAGGCCCGAACAGCGGCGGCGGGCCAGCTGTTCGTGCTGACTCACAACTTCACGTTTTTCCGTCAGGTCCGGCTCTGGTTCGACAAGCTGCCGCAGCAGAACAAGAAGGATGCCGCGCTCCACCCCGCGCGGTTCTACATGCTGTCCACGGAGGTCAAGGGCGGCATGCGCGGCGCGAGGCTCTCCGAGCTGGATCCGCTGCTGAGGGGCTACGAGTCGGAGTACCACTACCTGTTCAAGCGCCTCCAGGAAGAGTCCAAGAAGGAAGACGCACCGACGCTGGAGGCGTACTACGCACTGCCGAACATGGCCCGGCGCCTGCTTGAGGCGTTCCTCGCTTTCCGGGTGCCTCACCAGACCGGCGACCTCTACAAGCAGCTCGACACCATCGACCACGACAACGCCGCCAAGACGCGCATCCTGCGGTTCTTGCACGCCTTCTCGCACCTGGACCAGGTCGCGGATCCGGAGCACAACCCGTCGATGCTAGTCGAGACGCCGTCGGTGCTCAGGGATCTTTTTGCCCTGATCGAACACACTGACGCGGCTCACTTCAAGAGCATGAACGACCTCGTCGCCAGCGCATGA
- a CDS encoding DNA-binding protein, which yields MKLIDQRRQRVRDSPGSRTRRTMPSINHSYRGLLKHWSRAMLSKNSSVSEDVWVAADAVLLVGEKPAIERVRQHAGTGSPNTAGPLLEQWFKHLARRIQDPGAFAAPVGVLDPVLQAAQHFWETALAQTREDFDERLKQGLADAVASMESEQARAQIADAATLEATAEATRLKAELTEQGALLRQVHEELAAERARLVEIPAALAVEKDRLLEERQRADAADRRVALELELERERTARTKAERQVERQVEALQKAADAAREAEAIVQREARQKLEAARQREESLQTRLTLAQAELVTRERLEALRAMDDAKSAEKMRK from the coding sequence TTGAAGCTGATTGACCAGCGCCGGCAAAGGGTGCGAGACAGCCCAGGGTCGAGGACACGCCGCACAATGCCCTCCATAAACCATTCTTATCGTGGGCTACTTAAGCACTGGAGTAGGGCCATGCTAAGCAAAAATTCGAGCGTCAGCGAAGACGTCTGGGTCGCGGCCGACGCCGTGCTGCTCGTTGGCGAAAAACCCGCCATCGAGCGCGTGCGCCAGCACGCGGGCACTGGCTCGCCCAACACCGCGGGGCCGCTGTTAGAACAGTGGTTCAAGCACCTGGCGCGTCGCATCCAGGATCCGGGGGCTTTTGCGGCGCCCGTCGGCGTGCTCGACCCGGTGCTGCAGGCCGCGCAGCACTTCTGGGAGACGGCGCTGGCGCAGACGCGGGAGGATTTTGACGAGCGCCTGAAACAAGGCCTGGCGGATGCTGTGGCCAGCATGGAATCCGAGCAGGCGCGTGCTCAGATCGCGGACGCGGCAACATTGGAAGCGACTGCCGAGGCGACCCGTCTAAAAGCCGAGCTGACCGAGCAGGGCGCGTTGCTTCGCCAGGTTCATGAAGAGCTCGCGGCCGAACGCGCGCGGCTTGTTGAAATCCCCGCGGCCCTGGCGGTGGAGAAAGATCGGTTGCTCGAAGAACGTCAGCGCGCCGATGCCGCGGACCGACGCGTGGCCCTGGAGCTCGAGCTCGAGCGCGAGCGCACCGCCCGCACCAAGGCAGAGCGCCAGGTCGAGCGGCAGGTGGAAGCGCTTCAGAAAGCCGCCGATGCGGCGCGGGAGGCAGAGGCGATCGTGCAAAGAGAGGCGCGACAAAAGCTGGAGGCGGCACGTCAGCGCGAAGAGAGTTTGCAGACCCGCCTGACCTTGGCGCAGGCCGAACTGGTAACGCGAGAGCGGCTGGAAGCGCTGCGCGCCATGGATGACGCCAAGAGCGCGGAAAAAATGCGGAAATGA
- a CDS encoding helix-turn-helix domain-containing protein — MTAKAKKAASPLLAALHETATDLHKAGFMDLKTLREYNALCLDDEVFEAKDIVKLRSELKISQGVLAAFVNTTTSSVAQWEAGDKRPGGPARRVLGLLKRKGLEAFA, encoded by the coding sequence ATGACTGCTAAAGCAAAGAAGGCGGCCAGCCCGTTGCTGGCTGCACTGCACGAAACCGCCACGGATCTGCACAAGGCAGGCTTCATGGATTTGAAGACCTTGCGCGAATACAACGCGCTGTGCCTGGACGACGAAGTATTTGAGGCGAAGGACATTGTCAAGCTTCGCTCCGAGTTGAAGATCAGCCAAGGTGTTCTCGCAGCCTTCGTGAATACAACCACTTCTTCAGTCGCGCAATGGGAAGCTGGCGACAAACGCCCTGGTGGCCCTGCTCGCCGTGTGCTCGGATTGCTGAAGCGCAAGGGCTTGGAAGCGTTTGCCTGA
- a CDS encoding type II toxin-antitoxin system RelE/ParE family toxin: MSKKRVFKTKHFAKFASKAGLTDTTLCEAVKEMEQGLIDADLGGGVLKKRVALPGKGKSGSTRTIVAHRKKSHWFFVYGFEKNDRANITDRERAALQKMATDLFAYFDAGLDALVTGKNLLEICNDC; encoded by the coding sequence ATGAGCAAGAAGCGCGTTTTCAAGACCAAGCACTTTGCCAAGTTCGCGTCAAAGGCAGGGTTGACGGACACCACACTATGTGAAGCGGTCAAAGAGATGGAGCAAGGATTGATTGATGCCGATCTGGGTGGAGGTGTCTTGAAAAAGCGAGTTGCTTTGCCTGGTAAGGGCAAGAGTGGCAGTACGCGCACGATCGTTGCGCACCGCAAGAAGTCGCACTGGTTTTTTGTGTATGGCTTCGAGAAGAATGACCGGGCCAACATAACAGACCGCGAAAGAGCGGCACTGCAAAAGATGGCGACCGACCTGTTCGCGTATTTCGACGCTGGCCTGGATGCCCTTGTGACTGGTAAGAATCTATTGGAGATTTGCAATGACTGCTAA
- a CDS encoding DUF6088 family protein — MSTLPASILSHAKALPEGGVLSPKEFLHLGSRAAIDQALSRFTREGKLLRVARGTYVMPVSSRFGTRAPAPEKVVHALAAQNGEVVTPHGANAANALGLTQQVPIREVYLTSGRTRKLKLGRSEVTVKHAPRWMLALGSGQAGAAVRALAWMGPSHVHESLAALRRTLSPSEWRTLTSARAALPSWMARAIGEEALRG, encoded by the coding sequence ATGAGCACCCTTCCCGCTTCCATCCTGTCGCACGCCAAGGCCCTTCCCGAGGGAGGAGTGCTTTCGCCCAAGGAATTCCTGCATTTGGGGAGTCGCGCCGCCATCGATCAGGCGCTTTCTCGGTTTACCCGAGAAGGCAAGCTGCTGCGCGTGGCGCGGGGCACCTATGTCATGCCGGTCTCAAGCCGCTTCGGAACCAGGGCACCCGCTCCCGAAAAGGTGGTGCACGCTCTAGCCGCGCAGAACGGCGAAGTGGTAACGCCCCATGGCGCCAATGCTGCGAATGCGCTGGGCCTGACCCAGCAAGTACCCATCCGCGAGGTCTACCTGACCTCGGGGCGCACCCGAAAGCTCAAGCTGGGGCGCTCCGAAGTCACGGTCAAACATGCTCCACGATGGATGCTCGCCCTGGGTTCTGGCCAAGCCGGCGCGGCGGTGCGGGCGTTGGCATGGATGGGGCCCAGCCACGTGCACGAGTCCCTGGCTGCGCTGCGACGCACCCTTTCTCCTTCCGAGTGGCGGACGTTGACCTCCGCACGCGCGGCCCTGCCCTCCTGGATGGCACGCGCCATCGGCGAGGAAGCGCTTCGTGGCTGA
- a CDS encoding nucleotidyl transferase AbiEii/AbiGii toxin family protein, giving the protein MAEPERYFALSKEDQGEVLEQARENTGRPTHLLEKDVWVVWTLGALFESAFAADLTFKGGTSLSKAYKIIDRFSEDLDLTYDIRKLIADLTGGEDFLPASRSQAGKWTKAVRDRLPEWIAAEVQPTLQKALDLEKLDAKLEIAGADQDKLLLHYPAVRQGTGYVAPVVTLEFGGRATGEPHAVMAVTCDMDGQVDGVTFPIASPLVMSVARTFWEKATATHVYCAQGRIRGERYARHWHDLAAIMRSSHFRVVAADRVVARAVANHKSHFFSEKDVAGKVIDYFAAVEGGLQIVPEGAAREALATDYAKMLEDQVMVGDALPFDELMKVCAEVAQQANGVAQSPEEQTT; this is encoded by the coding sequence GTGGCTGAACCTGAGCGCTACTTCGCCCTAAGCAAGGAAGACCAAGGCGAAGTCCTCGAACAGGCTCGCGAGAACACCGGCAGACCCACGCATCTGCTTGAGAAGGATGTGTGGGTCGTCTGGACGCTTGGTGCGCTGTTCGAATCAGCGTTTGCGGCCGACCTCACCTTCAAAGGCGGAACTTCGCTGTCGAAGGCCTACAAGATCATCGACCGCTTCTCCGAAGACCTCGATCTCACCTACGACATCCGAAAGCTCATCGCGGATCTCACTGGCGGCGAAGATTTCCTGCCTGCAAGCCGCAGCCAAGCGGGCAAGTGGACCAAGGCTGTTCGCGACCGGTTGCCCGAGTGGATCGCTGCCGAAGTGCAGCCGACTTTGCAGAAGGCCCTCGATCTTGAGAAGCTGGATGCCAAGTTGGAAATCGCCGGCGCCGACCAAGACAAACTCCTGCTTCACTACCCAGCCGTCAGGCAAGGGACTGGTTACGTCGCACCAGTCGTCACGCTGGAATTCGGCGGCCGTGCGACCGGGGAGCCGCACGCGGTCATGGCCGTGACGTGCGACATGGACGGACAGGTCGACGGCGTGACGTTTCCGATCGCGTCGCCCTTGGTGATGAGCGTTGCGCGGACCTTCTGGGAGAAGGCCACCGCTACCCACGTCTACTGCGCGCAGGGAAGGATTCGTGGCGAGCGCTACGCGCGACACTGGCACGACTTGGCGGCGATCATGCGCAGCTCCCACTTTCGGGTAGTGGCTGCAGACCGCGTTGTTGCCCGCGCTGTTGCCAACCACAAGTCCCACTTCTTCAGCGAGAAAGATGTCGCGGGCAAGGTCATCGACTACTTCGCCGCGGTGGAAGGCGGCTTGCAGATCGTGCCCGAAGGTGCGGCGCGTGAGGCACTCGCTACAGACTACGCCAAGATGCTTGAAGATCAGGTGATGGTCGGCGACGCCCTGCCCTTCGATGAACTCATGAAAGTCTGCGCCGAGGTCGCGCAGCAAGCCAACGGCGTTGCCCAGTCGCCGGAGGAGCAAACCACATGA
- a CDS encoding HNH endonuclease, with the protein MAIQFAAVHEENGWRQHSQHKTLDAATSGKDGAVNLLLNLHRAPAMHERHGPARAVVVWDEDASHAHAFRLSPKGSTEVERVRIPVEWVCDFKTHAGPSPSQIDTWFAENALAVDVGSLQEQLTEASGQTQPRGRKYRYGDKPTWEVVLDAVMEIGRPVTSAEVGQLIATRIPDFAKANIGPDLSVLSVNCFSRGNHAVNTRPRSTDTGNQYDRLIRIGKGAGVFFELYDPGVHGVWALVDVGDKVLRPRYVRGAEVSELQRARDAAMEEGLFDTSLDARLKALATIVQREGQPAFRKALLKAYGGACAITGCSVEQLLEAAHVMPYRGQHTNHAGNGLLLRTDVHKLFDLHLICIEPGTRVVRVCEALKISEYGRLDGVILRMPSDSRHVVLDEALREHMRRCGWTNAGVEGEPL; encoded by the coding sequence ATGGCTATCCAGTTCGCGGCGGTTCATGAGGAGAATGGTTGGCGCCAGCATTCCCAGCACAAGACGCTAGATGCTGCAACTTCTGGCAAGGATGGCGCCGTCAACCTGCTGCTCAACCTTCATCGCGCTCCTGCGATGCATGAAAGGCACGGCCCTGCGCGTGCTGTGGTGGTGTGGGATGAGGACGCGAGTCACGCTCATGCGTTCCGCCTGAGCCCGAAGGGCAGCACTGAGGTCGAGCGCGTGCGGATTCCAGTCGAGTGGGTGTGCGATTTCAAGACCCATGCTGGCCCGTCGCCCAGCCAGATTGACACCTGGTTCGCCGAAAACGCTCTGGCAGTGGATGTTGGGAGTCTTCAAGAACAACTGACCGAGGCCTCAGGCCAAACCCAGCCGCGTGGTCGTAAGTACCGGTATGGCGACAAGCCTACCTGGGAGGTCGTCCTGGACGCGGTGATGGAGATCGGTCGTCCCGTGACCTCGGCGGAGGTCGGGCAACTCATCGCGACTCGGATTCCCGATTTCGCCAAAGCCAATATTGGTCCCGACCTCTCAGTGCTTTCGGTGAACTGCTTCTCCCGAGGCAATCACGCAGTTAATACGCGTCCCCGCAGCACTGACACAGGCAATCAGTACGACCGTCTGATTCGGATTGGGAAGGGGGCAGGGGTTTTTTTCGAGCTCTACGACCCGGGTGTCCACGGTGTCTGGGCGCTCGTCGATGTCGGCGACAAGGTTCTGCGCCCGAGATACGTGAGAGGAGCGGAGGTCTCGGAGCTCCAGCGCGCACGGGATGCTGCAATGGAAGAGGGCCTCTTTGACACGTCCCTAGACGCGAGGCTGAAGGCCTTGGCGACAATCGTCCAGCGCGAGGGGCAGCCAGCGTTTCGCAAAGCGCTCTTGAAGGCTTACGGAGGGGCCTGCGCGATCACGGGTTGTTCCGTCGAGCAGCTGCTTGAAGCCGCGCACGTCATGCCCTATCGTGGTCAGCACACCAACCATGCTGGTAATGGATTGCTTTTGCGAACAGACGTGCATAAGCTGTTCGACCTGCATCTGATATGCATTGAGCCAGGCACGCGGGTGGTGCGTGTATGCGAGGCTCTCAAGATATCCGAGTACGGCCGCCTTGATGGGGTCATTCTGCGTATGCCCAGTGACTCCCGACATGTCGTCCTCGACGAGGCACTTCGAGAGCACATGCGGAGGTGTGGCTGGACAAACGCAGGGGTAGAGGGAGAGCCTTTGTGA